In one window of Frigoriglobus tundricola DNA:
- a CDS encoding ubiquitin family protein, giving the protein MNRLQPHEFAKFLRSYRFIGGVLRAVKVHHTGARQVSVEFRVRAREAITDLGKEPRQVNLKLVLNGVDEFRFQMRPQQPKVKITDARIGYLNGLFYVTFDSVGLEPNEVAQVFDFRASEVFAAGRELFWEVVAPKGNAGGEAPKP; this is encoded by the coding sequence ATGAACCGACTCCAGCCCCACGAGTTCGCGAAGTTCCTCCGGTCGTACCGGTTCATCGGCGGCGTGCTCCGCGCGGTGAAGGTGCACCACACGGGCGCACGCCAGGTGTCGGTCGAGTTCCGGGTGCGGGCGCGCGAAGCGATCACCGATCTCGGTAAGGAACCGCGACAGGTGAATCTGAAGCTCGTGCTGAACGGCGTGGACGAGTTCCGCTTCCAGATGCGCCCGCAGCAGCCGAAAGTGAAGATCACCGACGCCCGCATCGGTTACCTCAACGGCCTGTTCTACGTCACCTTCGATTCGGTCGGGCTGGAGCCGAACGAGGTGGCCCAGGTGTTCGACTTCCGCGCGAGCGAGGTCTTCGCCGCCGGTCGCGAACTGTTCTGGGAGGTGGTCGCGCCGAAGGGGAACGCCGGTGGCGAAGCCCCCAAGCCTTGA
- a CDS encoding TIGR02996 domain-containing protein — MAKPPSLEPSGDEQALLAAVIAHPDEDTPRLMYADWLDENADALPTRDPKEMRLRAEFIRAQIEAARLPPNDPGAKALRDRIAELEMLAHEAVGVELVFSHSPVER, encoded by the coding sequence GTGGCGAAGCCCCCAAGCCTTGAGCCGAGCGGAGACGAGCAGGCGTTGCTCGCGGCGGTGATCGCGCACCCCGACGAAGACACGCCGCGGCTCATGTACGCGGACTGGCTCGACGAGAACGCGGATGCCCTTCCCACCCGCGACCCGAAAGAAATGCGCCTCCGCGCCGAGTTCATCCGGGCGCAAATCGAAGCCGCACGACTTCCGCCCAACGATCCAGGTGCAAAGGCACTCCGCGATCGCATCGCCGAACTTGAGATGTTGGCTCATGAGGCCGTCGGGGTGGAACTGGTCTTTTCCCATTCCCCGGTCGAGCGTTAG
- a CDS encoding lipoate--protein ligase family protein, with the protein MKLLDYTLPAPAENLALDEALLLAAEGGTGGAVLRLWELPAYAAVVGSGGSVGIDVNASACTADGVPVLRRASGGGTVLLGPGCLCFSLVLGYDHAPGLTEIPASNRYILARVLRALAPAVPANVEGTSDLAVSGVKFSGNAQQRKRRFFLHHGTLLCGFDLALVAKYLNPPERQPEYRRDRPHAEFVANLPITVEHAKRLLIAEWRPEAEYGPVPIEKVHELVAEKYARDEWTHRR; encoded by the coding sequence ATGAAGCTGCTCGATTATACACTGCCCGCGCCCGCCGAGAACCTCGCACTCGACGAAGCCCTGCTCCTCGCCGCGGAGGGCGGGACCGGCGGCGCGGTGCTGCGGCTCTGGGAACTGCCCGCGTACGCGGCCGTTGTCGGGTCCGGCGGCTCGGTCGGTATTGATGTGAACGCGTCCGCGTGCACGGCCGACGGGGTGCCGGTGCTGCGCCGCGCGAGCGGCGGCGGAACCGTGCTGCTCGGCCCCGGGTGCCTGTGCTTCAGTCTCGTCCTCGGTTACGACCACGCGCCGGGGCTCACCGAGATCCCCGCGTCGAACCGGTACATCCTCGCCCGCGTCCTCCGCGCGCTCGCCCCGGCCGTTCCCGCGAACGTGGAGGGGACGAGTGACCTCGCGGTGAGCGGCGTGAAGTTTTCCGGGAACGCGCAGCAGCGGAAGCGGCGGTTCTTCCTCCACCACGGCACGCTCCTGTGCGGCTTCGACCTCGCACTCGTCGCGAAGTACCTGAACCCGCCGGAACGGCAGCCCGAGTACCGGCGCGACCGCCCGCACGCGGAGTTCGTCGCGAATCTTCCGATCACCGTTGAGCACGCGAAACGGCTCCTCATCGCGGAGTGGCGGCCCGAAGCCGAGTACGGGCCGGTTCCGATCGAGAAGGTCCACGAACTCGTCGCCGAGAAGTACGCTCGCGACGAATGGACGCACCGCCGGTAG
- a CDS encoding DUF885 domain-containing protein, with translation MPRFFVVLALLLGATLMTAPAPSPAAPPEKSAEDARLAKLFQTYLDEEFRLHPLFATQQGNHEYDDRLDDLAPAAREKDVDRAKSWLARLAKEIDVPKLSRDGQIDYEIWTHSLKYGLWSVVNDNRFEFDPRAYGEYISDSVFVLLTQSTLPRERNVENAAKRITHIPQVVAAAKASLKSPPKILTEITIKRNLGAISFYEKEIYALAGETVGTEPLATPCKAAVTALKDFQTWLEKELLPRSAGEWRLGKERFAKKLELELDAGLTADEVVRIAEAEAARVELEMYYVAKQLWSKLFPGTPLPPDDAAGRRATIKSVLDELGKDHGKPETLVADAKKTVDTIKTFIRDKKILTLPDPDQCKIIEMPEFQRGFSAAYLNPAPPLDPKADSLYAVAPPPKDWTPARQETFFREYNSAMLQILTIHEAYPGHYVQLAYSNRCPSLVRKVLWSGTFAEGWAVYTEQMMLDQGYGAGDLSLRLHQLKFYIRAVLNALLDNKMHTTDITDEEALKLLIDRGFQTEAEAVGKVARAKQSSTQLSTYFVGRTAFYRLRQSVQRKRGAAFDLGAFHEAVLSHGTLPVKYLPELVK, from the coding sequence ATGCCCCGCTTCTTCGTCGTTCTCGCTCTGCTCCTGGGAGCCACCCTCATGACAGCCCCAGCCCCTTCACCCGCGGCCCCGCCCGAGAAGAGCGCGGAGGACGCGCGGCTCGCGAAGCTGTTCCAGACCTATCTTGACGAAGAGTTCCGCCTGCACCCGCTGTTCGCGACGCAGCAGGGCAACCACGAGTACGACGACCGGCTCGACGACCTCGCGCCGGCCGCCCGCGAGAAGGACGTGGACCGCGCGAAGAGCTGGCTCGCGCGCCTGGCGAAAGAGATCGACGTCCCGAAGCTCTCCCGCGACGGGCAGATCGATTACGAGATCTGGACGCACAGCCTGAAGTACGGGCTGTGGTCCGTGGTGAACGACAACCGGTTCGAGTTCGACCCGCGCGCGTACGGCGAGTACATCTCCGACAGCGTGTTCGTTCTGCTCACGCAGTCCACCCTGCCGCGCGAGCGGAACGTCGAGAACGCGGCCAAGCGCATCACGCACATCCCCCAGGTCGTGGCCGCCGCGAAAGCGAGCCTCAAGAGCCCGCCGAAGATCCTGACCGAAATCACCATCAAGCGGAACCTCGGCGCGATCTCCTTCTACGAGAAGGAAATTTACGCCCTCGCCGGCGAGACGGTCGGCACCGAACCGCTCGCGACCCCGTGCAAGGCCGCGGTGACGGCGCTCAAGGACTTCCAGACGTGGCTCGAAAAGGAGCTGCTGCCCCGGTCGGCCGGCGAGTGGCGCCTCGGCAAGGAGCGGTTCGCGAAGAAGCTGGAGCTGGAACTCGACGCGGGCCTGACCGCCGACGAAGTGGTCCGGATCGCGGAGGCCGAAGCCGCCCGCGTGGAACTGGAGATGTACTACGTCGCGAAGCAGCTCTGGAGCAAGCTGTTCCCCGGCACGCCGCTCCCGCCGGACGACGCGGCCGGGCGCCGCGCGACCATCAAGAGCGTGCTGGACGAGCTGGGGAAGGACCACGGGAAGCCGGAAACGCTCGTGGCCGACGCCAAAAAGACCGTGGACACGATCAAGACGTTCATCCGCGACAAGAAGATCCTCACGCTCCCCGACCCGGACCAGTGCAAGATCATCGAGATGCCGGAGTTCCAGCGCGGGTTCTCGGCCGCGTACCTGAACCCGGCGCCGCCGCTCGACCCGAAGGCCGACAGCCTCTACGCCGTCGCCCCGCCGCCGAAGGACTGGACGCCGGCCCGGCAGGAGACGTTCTTCCGCGAGTACAACTCCGCGATGCTGCAAATCCTCACGATCCACGAGGCGTACCCGGGGCACTACGTGCAGCTCGCGTACTCGAACCGGTGCCCCTCGCTCGTGCGGAAGGTCCTGTGGTCCGGAACGTTCGCGGAGGGCTGGGCGGTGTACACGGAGCAGATGATGCTCGACCAGGGGTACGGCGCCGGCGACCTGTCGCTGCGGCTGCACCAACTGAAGTTCTACATTCGCGCGGTGCTGAACGCGCTGCTCGACAACAAGATGCACACCACCGACATCACCGACGAGGAGGCGCTCAAGTTGCTCATCGACCGCGGGTTCCAGACGGAAGCGGAAGCGGTGGGCAAGGTCGCGCGGGCGAAGCAGAGCAGCACGCAACTTTCGACGTACTTCGTCGGCCGCACCGCGTTCTACCGGCTGCGGCAGTCCGTGCAGCGGAAGCGGGGCGCGGCGTTCGATCTGGGGGCGTTCCACGAGGCGGTACTGAGCCACGGCACGCTGCCGGTGAAGTACCTGCCGGAACTGGTGAAGTGA
- a CDS encoding tubulin-like doman-containing protein produces the protein MPVRLVSQEELPGPLKGYRLIERLGRGGFGEVWKVEAPGGLLKAVKFVFGDLDAMDEDSRPAEQEAKALERVKNIRHPYILSLEQFRVIDGQLIIVMELADRNLWDRFRECRGQGLQGIPRDELLRYMEEAAEGLDLMNNHYQIQHLDVKPQNLFLVFNHIKVADFGLAKVLEGVRATVTGGVTPVYAAPETFEGWVSRFSDQYSLAIVFQELLTGFRPFNGANTRQLLMQHINGTPDMSALPINDRAVIGRGLAKKPDDRWPSCTELVRALKMSGLPPAVTPTQSTPRNVPGSGTATMLGPPGHALADSVQATRMAGTGSGGSGRLGADPNGPTGPLNNRTPPPAALPPLIKPGQGGPGSTPALLVPGGSGGRLVTPGPATGHNPTQTLNRPVVFQTGRMGSLGIAPPEKTGDGDLFPALVVALGETGRRVAEELKRSIVDRYGATDRVPNVRILCVDTDPDVTVESAPNNPVAFTPRELVSARLNRSTHYMQRDSLPPVELWLPPGALYKLPRNPGPANGVRAFGRLALFDHYRTIAQRVRQEIETFLTDDPLMQADKATGLGLRSNRPRAYVVAGLAGGTGGGMFLDVAYLLRHELRQVGYLRPEVAGVFFVPPADPAAPRSAALGNAYAALAELNHFQARRSRYQTAFDKAEAPITDGDAPFARVAVLELPRGTDPAKSLPVVATAARALFHEMLTPTGRVVDEGRDVYRNAYPATGPACQTFGLFRLSWPRPEVLAAATRRFAQRQLQRWTGKEAAHLREPIAEWLTQQWAERKLAFESVLEVFTAAVRGALREEPERVFDALVDPLRTRTPSGGRMDANGSVAVLEQLLKLVGKPPCENDVLPSSLAVTLSTRFDELVKEVEGHAAMMAATFLEVPQYRLPGAEEAVRQIGEKLKHQIESLEPVHTDLDKEVRTSYGRLIQAIGALGASGISATVARKANAAEVVDLLRSYPRKRLQLHVLEMCLSVYRRLLGNSPEYLREINCCRAALADMHAVLGRAGEAAAARTGPGKMILPDGCKDLDAAADQFLAGLAPEDLLAFDQTLQKDITRKFRGLGNVCLKPAEKGAAFRELLLTKARAFLDTKLDHSDPAAVFFRSRTQTGTAEALLAEALDEAMPDLKPAGARPYEMVVMGVPPGPDGERLVGLVRTALPDLEMTAAPLPDDICFYREYPQVPLGDLPQLGASAREAYAQMGNDHPAHARVDVPWQLPVT, from the coding sequence ATGCCGGTTCGCTTGGTCAGCCAGGAAGAACTGCCCGGCCCTCTGAAGGGCTATCGGCTGATCGAGCGCCTCGGTCGGGGCGGGTTCGGCGAGGTGTGGAAGGTCGAGGCGCCCGGCGGCCTGCTCAAGGCCGTGAAGTTCGTCTTCGGCGACCTCGACGCGATGGACGAGGACAGCCGCCCGGCCGAGCAGGAGGCGAAGGCGCTGGAGCGGGTCAAGAACATCCGCCACCCGTACATCCTCTCGCTCGAACAGTTTCGCGTCATCGACGGCCAGCTCATCATCGTGATGGAATTGGCCGATCGCAACCTGTGGGACCGGTTCCGCGAGTGCCGCGGCCAGGGGCTCCAGGGCATCCCGCGCGACGAGCTCTTGCGGTACATGGAGGAGGCCGCGGAGGGGCTCGATCTGATGAACAACCACTATCAGATCCAGCACCTCGACGTGAAGCCGCAGAACCTGTTCCTGGTGTTCAACCACATCAAGGTGGCCGACTTCGGGCTGGCGAAGGTGCTGGAGGGCGTGCGCGCGACCGTGACCGGCGGCGTCACCCCCGTGTACGCCGCCCCGGAGACGTTCGAGGGCTGGGTGTCGCGCTTCTCGGACCAGTACAGCCTCGCCATCGTCTTCCAGGAGCTGCTCACCGGGTTCCGGCCGTTCAACGGCGCGAACACGCGCCAGTTGTTGATGCAGCACATCAACGGCACGCCGGACATGTCCGCGCTGCCGATCAACGACCGGGCGGTCATCGGCCGGGGGCTGGCCAAGAAGCCGGACGACCGGTGGCCGAGCTGCACCGAGCTGGTCCGGGCCCTCAAAATGTCCGGGCTGCCGCCGGCGGTGACGCCGACGCAATCGACGCCCCGGAACGTGCCCGGTTCGGGCACCGCGACCATGCTCGGGCCGCCGGGGCACGCGCTGGCCGACTCGGTCCAGGCGACGCGGATGGCCGGGACCGGGTCGGGCGGGTCCGGCCGCCTCGGGGCCGATCCCAACGGCCCGACCGGGCCGCTCAACAACCGGACCCCGCCCCCGGCGGCGCTGCCGCCGCTCATCAAGCCCGGCCAGGGCGGGCCCGGCTCGACACCGGCGCTCTTGGTTCCCGGCGGGTCCGGCGGGCGGCTGGTGACCCCGGGGCCGGCGACCGGGCACAACCCCACCCAGACGCTCAACCGCCCGGTGGTCTTCCAGACCGGCCGCATGGGGAGCCTCGGCATCGCCCCGCCGGAGAAGACCGGCGACGGCGACCTGTTCCCGGCCCTCGTCGTCGCGCTGGGCGAGACCGGCCGGCGGGTGGCCGAAGAGCTCAAGCGGTCGATCGTGGACCGGTACGGGGCCACCGACCGCGTGCCGAACGTGCGCATCCTGTGCGTGGACACGGACCCGGACGTGACGGTCGAGTCGGCCCCCAACAACCCGGTCGCGTTCACGCCCCGGGAGCTGGTGTCCGCGCGGCTGAACCGCTCCACGCACTACATGCAGCGGGACTCTCTGCCCCCGGTGGAACTGTGGCTCCCGCCGGGCGCGCTGTACAAGCTGCCGCGCAACCCCGGCCCGGCCAACGGCGTGCGGGCGTTCGGCCGGCTCGCCCTGTTCGACCACTACCGCACCATCGCCCAGCGGGTCCGGCAGGAGATCGAGACGTTCCTGACCGACGACCCGCTGATGCAGGCGGACAAGGCGACCGGCCTCGGGCTCCGGAGCAACCGCCCCCGCGCGTACGTCGTCGCCGGCCTCGCCGGCGGCACCGGCGGCGGCATGTTCCTCGACGTCGCCTACCTGCTCCGCCACGAGCTGCGCCAGGTCGGCTACCTCCGGCCGGAGGTGGCCGGGGTGTTCTTCGTCCCGCCGGCCGACCCCGCCGCCCCGCGCTCGGCGGCGCTGGGCAACGCGTACGCGGCCCTGGCCGAGCTGAACCACTTCCAGGCGCGGCGGTCCCGGTACCAGACGGCGTTCGACAAGGCCGAGGCGCCGATCACCGACGGGGACGCCCCGTTCGCCCGGGTCGCGGTCCTCGAGCTCCCCCGCGGCACCGACCCGGCCAAATCGCTGCCCGTCGTGGCGACCGCCGCCCGCGCGCTGTTCCACGAGATGCTCACGCCGACCGGGCGCGTGGTCGACGAGGGGCGGGACGTGTACCGCAACGCGTACCCCGCGACCGGCCCCGCGTGCCAGACGTTCGGCCTGTTCCGGCTGAGCTGGCCGCGCCCGGAGGTGCTCGCCGCCGCCACCCGGCGGTTCGCCCAGCGCCAGCTCCAGCGGTGGACCGGGAAGGAAGCGGCCCACCTGCGGGAGCCCATCGCCGAGTGGCTCACCCAGCAGTGGGCGGAGCGGAAGCTGGCGTTCGAGTCGGTCCTCGAGGTGTTCACCGCGGCCGTCCGCGGCGCGCTCCGGGAGGAGCCGGAGCGGGTGTTCGACGCGCTCGTGGACCCGCTCCGCACCCGCACCCCGTCCGGCGGCCGCATGGACGCCAACGGGTCCGTGGCCGTCCTCGAACAGCTGCTCAAACTCGTCGGCAAGCCGCCGTGCGAGAACGACGTCCTCCCCAGCTCGCTGGCCGTCACCCTGAGCACCCGGTTCGACGAGCTGGTGAAAGAGGTCGAGGGGCACGCGGCGATGATGGCCGCGACCTTCCTGGAAGTGCCCCAGTACCGGCTCCCCGGCGCCGAGGAGGCGGTGCGGCAGATCGGCGAGAAGCTGAAGCACCAGATCGAATCGCTCGAGCCGGTCCACACCGACCTCGACAAGGAGGTGCGGACCAGCTACGGGCGGCTGATCCAGGCGATCGGCGCGCTGGGCGCCTCGGGCATCAGCGCGACCGTCGCCCGCAAGGCGAACGCGGCCGAGGTGGTCGATCTGCTCCGGTCCTACCCGCGCAAGCGGCTCCAGTTGCACGTGCTCGAGATGTGCCTGTCCGTGTACCGCCGGCTCCTCGGCAACTCGCCCGAGTACCTGCGGGAGATCAACTGCTGTCGGGCCGCCCTGGCCGACATGCACGCGGTCCTGGGCAGGGCCGGCGAGGCCGCCGCCGCCCGCACCGGGCCGGGCAAGATGATCCTGCCGGACGGGTGCAAGGACCTGGACGCCGCCGCCGACCAGTTCCTCGCCGGGCTGGCCCCCGAAGACCTGCTCGCCTTCGACCAGACGCTCCAGAAGGACATCACCCGCAAGTTCCGCGGCCTGGGCAACGTGTGCCTGAAGCCGGCGGAGAAGGGCGCGGCGTTCCGCGAGCTGCTGCTGACGAAGGCCCGCGCCTTTCTGGACACGAAGCTCGACCACTCCGACCCGGCCGCGGTGTTCTTCCGCTCCCGCACCCAGACCGGGACCGCCGAGGCGCTGCTCGCCGAGGCGCTCGACGAGGCGATGCCGGACCTGAAGCCGGCGGGCGCGCGGCCGTACGAGATGGTCGTTATGGGCGTCCCCCCCGGTCCCGACGGGGAGCGGCTCGTGGGCCTGGTCCGCACCGCCCTGCCCGATCTGGAAATGACCGCCGCGCCGCTGCCGGACGACATCTGTTTCTACCGCGAGTACCCGCAGGTGCCGCTGGGCGACCTGCCGCAACTGGGCGCGTCCGCGCGTGAGGCCTACGCGCAGATGGGCAACGACCACCCGGCCCACGCCCGCGTCGATGTCCCCTGGCAGCTCCCAGTGACGTGA
- a CDS encoding leucine-rich repeat domain-containing protein, whose translation MPVFVRGFPIGVWLHELSEICGKAEHLLFRYPIRVIYANEAFSRDTEDEAAVVSSHHFARFTCLGSTSRGWDGDRVAKVLTNPHLTNLRMLDLFNGDYNFSEGVAGVAAATHLTNLLVLELAGNRILDEGIEALAGAKHLSSLRALRLGKDSSGGANGITEEGIAALARSQCFSSLTQLALDGNEVGNGGIEHLLRAEWISNLTEFNLEDTWIGESGLMALARSGRLTNLRRLDVSANGMTEAVARTFLQPESFPNLTHLHLISHHELEEPLTEATQAALCSRFGPEVIGESGLTWIAICVEDEIRWKMR comes from the coding sequence ATGCCGGTGTTCGTTCGCGGGTTCCCGATCGGCGTGTGGCTCCATGAACTCAGCGAGATCTGTGGTAAGGCCGAGCATCTGTTGTTTCGCTACCCGATCCGTGTCATTTATGCGAATGAAGCCTTTTCCAGAGATACGGAGGATGAGGCGGCAGTCGTCTCATCGCACCATTTCGCACGATTTACGTGTCTGGGAAGCACCTCGCGAGGTTGGGACGGCGACCGCGTCGCCAAAGTGCTGACGAACCCGCACCTCACGAACCTGCGAATGCTCGATTTGTTTAACGGCGATTATAATTTTTCAGAAGGGGTCGCGGGTGTTGCCGCGGCGACACATCTGACCAACCTCTTGGTCCTCGAATTGGCTGGGAACAGAATTTTGGACGAAGGGATTGAGGCGTTGGCCGGTGCAAAGCACTTGTCTTCACTTCGCGCGCTCCGCCTGGGTAAAGATTCCAGTGGCGGCGCGAACGGCATCACAGAAGAAGGAATTGCGGCTCTGGCTCGCTCGCAATGCTTTTCTTCGCTTACGCAACTCGCCTTAGACGGCAATGAGGTTGGAAATGGCGGAATTGAGCACCTGCTGAGAGCGGAGTGGATCAGTAACTTGACCGAGTTCAATCTCGAAGATACCTGGATCGGTGAATCTGGTTTGATGGCACTTGCTCGTTCGGGCCGGCTGACCAATCTGCGGCGATTGGACGTGTCCGCGAATGGAATGACCGAAGCGGTGGCTCGGACGTTTCTTCAGCCGGAGTCATTCCCGAACCTAACCCACTTGCATCTCATTAGCCACCACGAACTGGAGGAACCGCTCACGGAGGCAACGCAGGCTGCGTTATGCTCGCGGTTTGGGCCTGAAGTGATTGGCGAAAGCGGTCTCACATGGATTGCAATTTGCGTTGAAGATGAAATTCGCTGGAAAATGCGTTAA
- a CDS encoding (5-formylfuran-3-yl)methyl phosphate synthase: protein MSTTPGLLVSVRSADEVAAALEGGADLIDVKEPAKGPLAPAEAEVVAAVIDAVDGQVPVSAALGEWSPNAITEAHWHLELPLQYVKWGLAGYAATPGWGEDLLDTRRELPIATEMVAVAYADWERAKSVPPTEVAKFAKRFRFKAFLLDTWGKDGKTLLDFMSAKEVAALVDGLRRVYTTVCVGGSLRPEQMKQLKGVVPDYFAVRTSVCAAGKRDGVIDATRVKKWKELLAGVKVS from the coding sequence ATGAGCACCACGCCCGGACTATTGGTCAGCGTGCGGTCGGCGGACGAAGTGGCAGCGGCCCTCGAAGGCGGGGCCGACTTGATCGACGTGAAGGAGCCGGCCAAGGGTCCGCTCGCGCCGGCCGAGGCCGAGGTGGTCGCGGCCGTCATCGACGCGGTGGACGGGCAGGTGCCCGTGAGCGCCGCGCTCGGCGAGTGGTCGCCGAACGCGATCACCGAAGCGCACTGGCACCTCGAGCTGCCGCTCCAGTACGTCAAGTGGGGGCTCGCGGGGTACGCGGCCACGCCCGGTTGGGGGGAAGACCTGCTCGACACCCGCCGCGAGCTGCCGATCGCGACCGAGATGGTCGCGGTCGCCTACGCGGACTGGGAGCGCGCCAAGTCGGTGCCGCCGACGGAGGTGGCGAAGTTCGCCAAGCGGTTCCGGTTCAAGGCGTTCCTGCTCGACACCTGGGGCAAGGACGGCAAGACGCTGCTCGATTTCATGTCCGCGAAGGAGGTCGCGGCCCTCGTTGACGGCCTGAGACGCGTGTACACGACCGTTTGTGTCGGCGGCTCGCTCCGGCCGGAGCAGATGAAGCAGCTCAAGGGCGTCGTGCCCGACTACTTCGCCGTGCGGACCTCCGTGTGCGCCGCCGGGAAGCGCGACGGGGTGATCGACGCGACCCGCGTGAAGAAGTGGAAGGAGCTGCTCGCGGGGGTGAAGGTGTCGTAG
- a CDS encoding Dabb family protein — translation MSSPRLAHNVFFKLKDASPERVQELVAACHTYLNVQPGIVFFSAGVLCAELDREVNDRDWHVGLHLVFVDKAAHDAYQDDPTHVRFIDEMKGNWAGVRVFDSLV, via the coding sequence ATGTCCTCTCCGCGCCTGGCCCACAACGTGTTCTTCAAGCTCAAGGACGCTTCGCCCGAGAGGGTTCAGGAACTCGTGGCCGCGTGCCACACGTACCTGAACGTGCAACCGGGCATCGTGTTCTTCTCGGCCGGCGTCCTGTGCGCGGAACTCGACCGCGAGGTGAACGACCGGGACTGGCACGTCGGCCTGCACCTGGTGTTCGTGGACAAGGCCGCCCACGACGCCTACCAGGACGACCCGACGCACGTGCGGTTCATCGACGAGATGAAGGGCAACTGGGCCGGCGTCCGCGTGTTCGATTCGCTCGTGTGA
- a CDS encoding IS1595 family transposase: MRGKKGVRHPNPDDPPRRRANKRRGHGNFANDRPPVVGVVSRDTGAIVLEVVERTDQETLIAFVTEHTDDGATVYTDEWSGYARLSAEGRGHATVNHTPGQREWARDDDGDGIREVHDNTLEGLWAALRTFLRPFRGISKHYLHQYVAVFQWAYNKVGVAGMVRTLLGLPLSTPTAS, encoded by the coding sequence ATGCGGGGGAAAAAAGGGGTCCGGCACCCGAACCCGGACGACCCGCCCCGACGCCGGGCCAACAAGCGGCGCGGGCACGGGAACTTCGCCAACGACCGCCCGCCGGTGGTCGGGGTGGTGAGCCGGGACACCGGGGCCATCGTCCTGGAGGTCGTCGAACGAACGGACCAGGAGACCCTGATCGCGTTCGTGACCGAACATACCGATGATGGCGCGACCGTATACACGGATGAGTGGTCGGGGTACGCGCGGCTGTCCGCGGAGGGCCGCGGGCATGCCACGGTGAACCACACCCCGGGCCAACGGGAGTGGGCTCGGGATGACGACGGGGACGGGATCCGCGAGGTCCACGATAACACGCTCGAGGGCCTGTGGGCGGCCCTCCGCACGTTCCTGCGACCGTTCCGCGGGATCAGCAAGCACTACCTCCACCAGTACGTTGCCGTCTTCCAATGGGCATACAACAAGGTCGGCGTTGCGGGCATGGTCCGCACACTACTGGGCCTGCCCCTGTCCACCCCGACGGCCTCATGA